The following proteins are encoded in a genomic region of Dioscorea cayenensis subsp. rotundata cultivar TDr96_F1 chromosome 8, TDr96_F1_v2_PseudoChromosome.rev07_lg8_w22 25.fasta, whole genome shotgun sequence:
- the LOC120267187 gene encoding stearoyl-[acyl-carrier-protein] 9-desaturase, chloroplastic-like: protein MRLAKVHGDVTFVKICETIAAYEKSHEMAYTKVVEKLFDVNSDVTMVLLVEIMTKRIVIPAVLLFDGQDEKLFSHYSVVAERIGVYTSKEFFVLRFIAGLPETGSSVVGVHLCNGLRVKDEEEERL, encoded by the exons ATGAGGCTTGCTAAAGTTCATGGAGATGTAACATTTGTCAAGATATGTGAAACCATTGCTGCATATGAGAAAAGCCATGAGATGGCTTACACAAAGGTTGTTGAGAAGCTATTTGATGTTAATTCAGACGTGACGATGGTGTTATTGGTGGAAATAATGACTAAGAGGATAGTCATACCTGCTGTGTTGTTGTTTGATGGGCAAGATGAGAAGCTTTTTTCGCATTACTCCGTCGTTGCAGAGAGGATTGGTGTTTATACTAGTAAGGAGTTTTTTGTGTTAAG GTTTATAGCTGGTTTACCAGAGACTGGATCTTCAGTCGTTGGTGTTCATCTTTGTAATGGGTTGAGGGTGaaagatgaggaagaagaaagactcTAA